The Micromonospora sp. Llam0 genome contains a region encoding:
- a CDS encoding DUF6262 family protein yields MSTEAAVAARRAHVQRLLDTVRTAVRRMQRDGSRITVRGVAHLAGVSRTFLYQNPDARRLLAEATATNRDQRRVSRQVEYTSGQQEASWRERALNAEDQLHRSHSEIRALRARIGELMGQLDDLTQAHTVDSVQAVSSANTQLKQQIRQLSAANRQLDDKLTAARTNNRFLDKHVADLEAQLAEHSRR; encoded by the coding sequence GTGAGCACCGAAGCGGCGGTCGCCGCCCGTCGCGCCCACGTCCAGCGCCTCCTGGACACCGTCCGCACCGCGGTGCGCCGCATGCAGCGCGACGGCAGCCGTATCACGGTGCGCGGCGTCGCGCATCTCGCCGGAGTCTCCCGCACCTTCCTCTACCAGAACCCCGACGCGCGGCGTCTGCTCGCCGAGGCCACCGCCACCAACCGCGACCAACGACGCGTCAGCCGGCAGGTCGAGTACACCAGCGGCCAGCAGGAAGCGTCCTGGCGTGAACGCGCGCTCAACGCCGAAGACCAACTCCACCGCAGCCATAGCGAGATCCGCGCCCTGCGCGCCCGCATCGGCGAGCTGATGGGCCAGCTCGACGACCTCACCCAGGCCCACACCGTCGACAGCGTCCAAGCGGTCAGCTCCGCCAACACCCAGCTCAAACAGCAGATCCGGCAACTGTCGGCGGCCAACCGGCAACTCGACGACAAGCTGACCGCAGCCCGCACCAACAACCGGTTCCTGGACAAGCACGTCGCCGACCTCGAAGCGCAACTCGCCGAACACTCGCGGCGATGA